The genome window TAACGGATCGGATTCCATGTCGTTCCCGTCCGGTCATTCGATGGAGGCCTTCGCTCTCGCCGCCGTACTCTCGAAGGAATACCATGACAAACCCCTGGTTGTGTGGGGTTCCTACGGATTTGCAGCCGCCATTGGGCTCGCTCGCGTTGGTGCTCTGGAGCACTTTCCGACCGATGTCGTGGCCGGTGCCGTAATTGGTGAATTGATCGGCCGTTACGTCGTCAACCATCACGCTCATCTAGCCGACGACGCGCAGTAACAGACTGGCACACCCAGGTGAAGCGGCCTCCCCGCCTGACTCAGGCGGGGAGTGCCCCCCCACGATCGGTCGACGGATTCAACGTTTTCAATCGGGTGAACTACACCAGTTATGTCGGGAACCTCAGTTCGCCGTTCTTCGGACGCGCGGTGAGCGCGCAACCACCGCGCCGATTGCAATTCTCGGCGCGGCTTGCGTTCTGAAATTACTGCTTGATGACGATAAACCAGCCGGCCACGATCGGGCCTTGCGGTCCGCGCCCGCGTCCTCGTCCCTCAGCAGGAGCTGCGCCGGCCGGCGGCGCCGGAGCCGTGCCGCGTTCGGGCTGGAAGAGATACACATTGTGCGATTTCGGATCGACTGTGATCGTCTTTGCGCCCGCGAACGTAGCGACAGTATCGACGACCGTGTACTTGTCGGCCGAGTCCTGATGCACGACGGTGACGTTGCCTTCGCCGCCATTCGGAATGTAGATCAGTTTCTTCCCCGGATCCCATCCCAACGCGTCCACGCGCGTGCCGTTCTTGATGGTTGCGACGATCTTGCCGGTGCTCGCATCGACGACGACCGAAGTGTTGCTGCAGCCTGAGAAGATGCGGTTCGTCGCTTTGTCGTACGCGATGCCCGTCGGGCCTTTGCAGGGAGCGAGCGGCCAGGATGCCGTTGCCTTCCACGTTTTGGTATCGATCACCTGGATCGTGCTCTTGCCCTCGTTGTTGACGTAGATATGGCCCTTCCCGTCGGCTGCGGCGCCTTCAGGCGCATTGTCTTCGAGCTCGGCCTTGCCGGCGATATCACCGGTTTTCGGATCGAGCGCCACGAGCGTGCCGATCGGCCGGCTGTGGTTCGTCAGGATGATCTTGTCGTCCGGCTGGTCGTACATGATGCCGTCGAGTCCGCCTGTGTCCACCTTGATCTGTTTGATCACGGCGAACGTTTTCAAATCGAACATCGTGACCGTCGAATCGCCGCCGTCGGTCGTGAAGCCGTGGCCGGACTTCGGCGCGATTCCCGCGCCGTGCACACCCGGCGTGTTCGGGATGTCACCGAGCACCTTGCCCGTCGGACCATCGATAACCATCATGTGCGTGGCTCGTGAAACGAACACATGGCCCGTCCCCGGCTCAGCGGCAATGTAGTCTGTGCCGCCGTCTCCTTTGATATCGAACTTTTCAACCTTGAACGTCTGAGCCAATGCGATACAGGTCACCAGAAACATCGCCGCGCATACCAGAATCACCAAGCGTCTTGTCATATCGGCCTCCCTGGGACCGGAATTGTATCGCAGGCCGACAGTGCAGAGACAAGAGAGCAGTTAAGGATGACTCACATAAACAATAATTAATTTCGTTTTAACAATGACAAGTGCAGATCACAGTAGGCTGTAGCGAACGACATTCCCGCTTGAGGAGGCTCCATGAAAAGTTTGTCCAGAGTTGCACTTGGTTGACGGTAGGAAACTCGCGCATCCCGAATGAAGGATCTGGTGTTCCGGTTTGTGGTATTGCGGCGGGAATTTTCTTAGCAAGAAGGGAGTATTCATGCGTCGTATCGTTATCGTGATTTTGTTGTGTTCGGTTGTGCCCCTTCTGG of Terriglobia bacterium contains these proteins:
- a CDS encoding phosphatase PAP2 family protein; translated protein: NGSDSMSFPSGHSMEAFALAAVLSKEYHDKPLVVWGSYGFAAAIGLARVGALEHFPTDVVAGAVIGELIGRYVVNHHAHLADDAQ
- a CDS encoding YncE family protein yields the protein MTRRLVILVCAAMFLVTCIALAQTFKVEKFDIKGDGGTDYIAAEPGTGHVFVSRATHMMVIDGPTGKVLGDIPNTPGVHGAGIAPKSGHGFTTDGGDSTVTMFDLKTFAVIKQIKVDTGGLDGIMYDQPDDKIILTNHSRPIGTLVALDPKTGDIAGKAELEDNAPEGAAADGKGHIYVNNEGKSTIQVIDTKTWKATASWPLAPCKGPTGIAYDKATNRIFSGCSNTSVVVDASTGKIVATIKNGTRVDALGWDPGKKLIYIPNGGEGNVTVVHQDSADKYTVVDTVATFAGAKTITVDPKSHNVYLFQPERGTAPAPPAGAAPAEGRGRGRGPQGPIVAGWFIVIKQ